In one Halosimplex halophilum genomic region, the following are encoded:
- a CDS encoding DNA-directed RNA polymerase subunit A': MSVQGTPQEIGELSFGLMDPEEYREMSATKVITADTYDDDGFPIDMGLMDPRLGVIDPGLECKTCGKHSGSCNGHFGHIELAAPVIHVGFAKLIRRLLRGTCRECSRLTPVDGRRVADAEEKAEERKREYREKLDRAGELNEDLSDVLKSAIRECRKVDYCPYCGAKQFDIKHEKPTTYYEIIEVPHGELSKRLERAMDPPEGEAVRPSDIAEELDDGDFDAERIRELLSGTYRPDRNDIERLKNLGRALGRLNDLDELEEDVSSAAEYLVEEDMDKLMPSDIRDWFEEIPDEDIEALGINPDRSRPEWMILTVLPVPPVTARPSITLDNGQRSEDDLTHKLVDIIRINQRFMENREAGAPQLIIEDLWELLQYHVTTFMDNEISGTPPARHRSGRPLKTLSQRLKGKEGRFRGSLSGKRVNFSARTVISPDPTLSLNEVGVPDRVATEMTQTMNVNERNLDEARRYVANGPEEHPGANYVRRHDGRRLKVTEKNCEELAEKVEPGWEVSRHLIDGDIVIFNRQPSLHRMSIMAHEVVVMPYKTFRLNTTVCPPYNADFDGDEMNMHALQNEEARAEARVLMRVQEQMLSPRFGENIIGAIQDHITGTYLLTHTNPQFNETQALDLLRATRIDELPEPDGVDDGTEYWTGRTLFSELLPDDLDVEFTSSAGDEVVIEDGQLLSGTIDEDAVGGFGGEVVDTIAKQYSKTRARIFVNEVSTLAMRSIMHFGFSISIDDESIPTEAEEQIDEAIDDAYSRVQKLIETYEAGELESLPGRSVDETLEMKIMSTLSKARDTAGDIAEDHFGDDNPAVVMADSGARGSMLNLTQMAGCVGQQAVRGERINRGYEDRTLSHYKPDDLSAEAHGFVEHSYRSGLEPREFFFHAMGGREGLVDTAVRTSKSGYLQRRLINALSELETQYDGTVRDTSDTIVQFEFGEDGTSPVEVSSNSEGPAVDVDEIADRVVDAEFDSETEKERFIGREPEPTNISEHADDWWMEAAGGD, encoded by the coding sequence ATGTCAGTACAAGGAACACCACAGGAGATCGGCGAACTCAGCTTCGGGCTGATGGACCCCGAGGAGTACCGCGAGATGTCGGCCACGAAGGTCATCACGGCCGACACCTACGACGACGACGGCTTCCCCATCGACATGGGGCTGATGGACCCGCGGCTGGGCGTCATCGACCCCGGCCTGGAGTGCAAGACCTGCGGCAAGCACTCCGGCTCGTGTAACGGCCACTTCGGCCACATCGAGCTGGCCGCGCCGGTCATCCACGTCGGCTTCGCCAAGCTCATCCGCCGCCTGCTGCGGGGGACCTGCCGCGAGTGCTCGCGGCTGACCCCCGTCGACGGCCGCCGCGTCGCCGACGCCGAGGAGAAAGCGGAGGAGCGCAAGCGGGAGTACCGCGAGAAGCTCGACCGCGCGGGCGAGCTCAACGAGGACCTCTCGGACGTGCTCAAGTCGGCCATCCGCGAGTGCCGCAAGGTCGACTACTGTCCCTACTGCGGCGCCAAGCAGTTCGACATCAAACACGAGAAGCCGACCACCTACTACGAGATCATCGAGGTGCCCCACGGCGAGCTCTCCAAGCGCCTCGAACGCGCGATGGACCCGCCGGAGGGCGAGGCCGTCCGGCCGAGCGACATCGCCGAGGAGCTCGACGACGGCGACTTCGACGCCGAGCGCATCCGCGAGCTGCTCTCCGGCACCTACCGCCCGGACCGCAACGACATCGAGCGGCTGAAGAACCTCGGCCGCGCGCTGGGCCGGCTCAACGACCTCGACGAACTGGAGGAGGACGTGAGCTCCGCCGCCGAGTACCTGGTCGAGGAGGACATGGACAAGCTGATGCCCTCGGACATCCGCGACTGGTTCGAGGAGATCCCCGACGAGGACATCGAGGCGCTGGGGATCAACCCCGACCGCTCCCGGCCGGAGTGGATGATCCTCACCGTCCTGCCCGTGCCGCCGGTGACGGCCCGTCCCTCCATCACGCTCGACAACGGCCAGCGCTCCGAGGACGACCTGACCCACAAGCTGGTCGACATCATCCGCATCAACCAGCGGTTCATGGAGAACCGCGAGGCGGGCGCGCCCCAGCTGATCATCGAGGACCTCTGGGAGCTGCTGCAGTACCACGTCACCACCTTCATGGACAACGAGATCTCGGGGACCCCGCCGGCCCGGCACCGTTCGGGTCGCCCACTCAAGACGCTCTCCCAGCGCCTGAAGGGCAAGGAGGGCCGCTTCCGCGGGAGCCTCTCGGGGAAGCGCGTCAACTTCTCCGCCCGGACGGTCATCTCGCCGGACCCGACCCTCTCGCTCAACGAGGTCGGCGTCCCGGACCGCGTGGCGACGGAGATGACCCAGACGATGAACGTCAACGAGCGGAACCTGGACGAAGCGCGGCGCTACGTCGCCAACGGGCCCGAGGAGCACCCGGGCGCCAACTACGTCCGCCGCCACGACGGCCGCCGTCTCAAGGTCACCGAGAAGAACTGCGAGGAGCTCGCCGAGAAGGTCGAGCCCGGCTGGGAGGTCTCCCGGCACCTCATCGACGGCGACATCGTGATCTTCAACCGGCAGCCGTCGCTGCACCGGATGTCCATCATGGCCCACGAGGTGGTCGTGATGCCGTACAAGACGTTCCGGCTGAACACGACGGTCTGCCCTCCGTACAACGCCGACTTCGACGGCGACGAGATGAACATGCACGCGCTGCAAAACGAGGAGGCCCGCGCCGAGGCCCGCGTGCTGATGCGCGTCCAGGAGCAGATGCTCTCGCCGCGGTTCGGCGAGAACATCATCGGCGCGATCCAGGACCACATCACCGGCACGTACCTGCTGACCCACACGAACCCGCAGTTCAACGAGACGCAGGCGCTGGACCTGCTCCGGGCGACCCGCATCGACGAGCTGCCCGAGCCAGACGGCGTCGACGACGGGACGGAGTACTGGACCGGACGGACGCTGTTCTCGGAGCTGCTCCCGGACGACCTCGACGTCGAGTTCACCTCCTCGGCGGGCGACGAGGTCGTCATCGAGGACGGCCAGCTCCTGTCGGGCACCATCGACGAGGACGCGGTCGGCGGCTTCGGCGGCGAGGTCGTCGACACCATCGCCAAGCAGTACTCGAAGACCCGGGCGCGCATCTTCGTCAACGAGGTGTCGACGCTGGCGATGCGGTCGATCATGCACTTCGGCTTCTCGATCAGCATCGACGACGAGTCGATCCCCACGGAGGCCGAGGAGCAGATCGACGAGGCCATCGACGACGCCTACAGCCGCGTCCAGAAGCTCATCGAGACCTACGAGGCCGGCGAGCTGGAGTCGCTGCCCGGCCGGTCGGTCGACGAGACCCTGGAGATGAAGATCATGTCGACGCTCTCGAAGGCCCGCGACACGGCGGGCGACATCGCCGAGGACCACTTCGGCGACGACAACCCGGCGGTCGTCATGGCCGACTCCGGGGCCCGCGGCTCGATGCTGAACCTCACGCAGATGGCCGGCTGCGTCGGCCAGCAGGCGGTCCGCGGCGAGCGGATCAACCGCGGCTACGAGGACCGCACCCTCTCCCACTACAAGCCCGACGACCTCTCCGCGGAGGCCCACGGCTTCGTGGAACACTCGTACCGTAGCGGCCTCGAACCGCGGGAGTTCTTCTTCCACGCGATGGGCGGCCGCGAGGGGCTGGTCGACACGGCGGTCCGGACCTCGAAGTCCGGCTACCTCCAGCGCCGGCTGATCAACGCGCTCTCGGAGCTGGAGACGCAGTACGACGGCACCGTCCGGGACACCAGCGACACCATCGTCCAGTTCGAGTTCGGCGAGGACGGCACCTCCCCCGTGGAGGTCTCCTCGAACAGCGAGGGGCCGGCCGTCGACGTCGACGAGATCGCCGACCGCGTCGTCGACGCGGAGTTCGACTCCGAGACCGAGAAAGAGCGGTTCATCGGGCGCGAGCCCGAGCCGACGAACATCTCCGAGCACGCCGACGACTGGTGGATGGAAGCGGCCGGGGGTGACTGA